A DNA window from Macrobrachium rosenbergii isolate ZJJX-2024 chromosome 41, ASM4041242v1, whole genome shotgun sequence contains the following coding sequences:
- the LOC136827088 gene encoding putative CENPB DNA-binding domain-containing protein 1, protein MGPKKMSAKTSAEKKKRPITLDMKCKIIGKHDQGVCVMDLARQYNQTTSTICTILKQKESIKAITPAKDVKIISKLRTSAHEEMEKLLLVWLKEKQLAGDTVKESIICEKAQDIYVDLVQKTVGTSMDEASEEPFIGNQGWFEILKRGLAFTPSSGMVRQQTLM, encoded by the coding sequence ATGGGCCCTAAGAAAATGAGTGCTAAGACCAGcgctgagaagaagaaaaggcctaTTACCTTGGATATGAAGTGTAAAATCATAGGGAAACACGATCAAGGTGTGTGTGTTATGGACTTGGCGAGGCAGTACAACCAGACTACTTCTACGATCTGTACCATTTTGAAGCAGAAGGAGTCAATAAAGGCTATAACGCCAGCCAAGGACGTCAAGATTATTTCAAAGCTCCGGACTTCTGCCCATGAAGAGATGGAGAAGTTGTTGTTGGTGTGGCTGAAAGAGAAGCAGCTGGCAGGGGACACCGTGAAGGAGAGCATCATCTGTGAGAAGGCACAAGACATCTATGTGGATTTGGTGCAGAAGACGGTAGGAACGTCGATGGACGAGGCATCAGAAGAGCCATTTATAGGCAATCAGGGCtggtttgaaattttaaaaagaggaCTGGCATTCACTCCATCATCAGGCATGGTGAGGCAGCAAACTCTGATGTGA
- the LOC136827089 gene encoding tigger transposable element-derived protein 1-like produces MQKDTLPSKSSTVTRQDSSGKKMLRRTYIMAEEKILPGHKPMWDKLTLVLCANASGNCKVKLLLVYHSENPRAFKSHKITKENLQVMWRANSNAWVTRDIFVQYVNVVVGPTIKNYLTTNNLPLKALLILDKATAHPPTLTDDIEEFKYIEVLFLPPNTTPILQPTDQQVISNFKKLFTKHLFKRCFEATNLTLREFWKDH; encoded by the coding sequence ATGCAGAAAGATACGTTGCCCAGCAAGTCTTCAACTGTGACGAGACAGGACTCTTCTGGAAAGAAGATGCTGAGGAGGACCTACATAATGGCAGAGGAGAAGATCTTGCCAGGCCACAAACCTATGTGGGATAAGCTAACCCTTGTGCTGTGTGCGAATGCGAGTGGCAACTGCAAAGTTAAGCTGCTACTCGTATATCACTCAGAAAACCCCAGAGCCTTTAAGTCCCACAAGATAACCAAAGAAAATCTACAGGTTATGTGGAGGGCAAACTCAAATGCATGGGTCACCAGGGATATCTTCGTCCAGTATGTAAATGTGGTCGTTGGTCCTACCATTAAGAATTATCTCACCACAAATAACTTACCCCTGAAAGCCCTTCTCATCCTCGATAAAGCTACCGCACACCCACCAACCCTCACAGACGACATCGAAGAATTCAAGTATATCGAGGTCCTGTTCCTTCCACCCAACACCACCCCTATCCTGCAGCCCACGGACCAGCAAgtgatttcaaatttcaaaaagctCTTCACCAAGCACCTGTTCAAGCGCTGCTTTGAGGCTACAAACCTCACCCTTCGAGAGTTCTGGAAGGATCACTAG